Proteins from one Mesotoga infera genomic window:
- a CDS encoding type II secretion system F family protein has product MPDFRYEVINSKGKPEKGKLTANSKLDALQILSGRGYTVSAIRPIASQNNVRTSIFPLSPKEVSLFARQLSTMVSSGVRIRDALQVLSTQVLFSRRFRKIINRVILDIESGMSFNESLEKSGVFEPLFTNLVKAGETGGVLDESLQRVSEFYEGMVELQNEVKSAMAYPLFMMVFAVGIVGIISFFILPNLISAFGGNFKPTGVMGILLGINGILKSHWLFILLGLVGILVGGWLFFKSKYGNYVKEIFGKIIPPIRKLRNMTAMERFTRTTAVLVASGVDLPTVLELAGQVSQSPSLEHAIQISISQIKAGESIHVALGQQKVFPAIVVSMVATGEETGKLDEVMFKVADFYHTQVQSSLKKLVSLVEPIMIIFIGGFIGFLAYTMYNTIFAMEQSIG; this is encoded by the coding sequence ATGCCTGACTTTAGATACGAAGTCATAAACAGTAAGGGTAAACCCGAAAAAGGAAAGCTGACCGCCAACTCCAAACTCGATGCCCTTCAAATCCTTTCGGGCAGAGGTTACACGGTGAGCGCAATAAGGCCGATCGCATCTCAGAACAATGTGCGTACTTCGATCTTTCCTCTTTCTCCTAAAGAGGTTAGTCTATTCGCGAGGCAGCTATCGACAATGGTTTCTTCAGGGGTCAGAATAAGGGATGCGCTTCAGGTTCTTTCAACTCAAGTGCTCTTCAGCCGAAGGTTCAGGAAAATTATAAACAGAGTTATTCTGGATATAGAGAGCGGTATGAGTTTCAACGAATCGCTGGAAAAATCTGGAGTCTTCGAGCCTCTTTTCACCAACCTGGTTAAAGCGGGGGAGACCGGAGGTGTACTGGACGAATCGCTCCAGAGAGTCTCAGAGTTCTACGAAGGCATGGTCGAATTGCAGAACGAAGTAAAATCTGCAATGGCCTATCCACTGTTCATGATGGTTTTCGCGGTCGGTATCGTGGGAATAATTTCTTTTTTCATATTGCCCAACCTGATCAGCGCTTTCGGAGGTAATTTCAAGCCAACGGGAGTGATGGGGATTCTTCTGGGCATAAATGGTATTCTTAAATCTCACTGGCTTTTCATTCTGCTTGGACTGGTCGGTATTTTAGTCGGTGGATGGCTTTTCTTTAAAAGTAAATACGGCAACTATGTCAAAGAAATCTTTGGAAAAATCATACCTCCTATAAGAAAGTTGAGAAACATGACGGCCATGGAAAGGTTCACCAGAACGACCGCGGTTCTGGTTGCCAGTGGTGTCGATTTACCGACGGTACTAGAACTTGCCGGTCAGGTCTCTCAGAGTCCTTCTCTGGAGCACGCCATACAGATTTCGATTTCCCAGATCAAGGCCGGTGAAAGCATCCACGTTGCTCTGGGCCAGCAGAAAGTCTTTCCGGCGATTGTGGTTAGTATGGTCGCGACGGGCGAGGAAACAGGAAAGCTCGACGAGGTCATGTTTAAGGTGGCCGACTTCTATCACACGCAGGTTCAGAGCTCACTTAAGAAACTTGTTTCCCTTGTAGAGCCTATTATGATCATATTCATAGGAGGATTTATAGGGTTTCTGGCTTACACCATGTACAACACGATATTCGCGATGGAGCAGAGTATTGGATGA
- a CDS encoding 2-C-methyl-D-erythritol 2,4-cyclodiphosphate synthase — MYRIGIGYDVHPIARGNKGLFLGGVMVSDEFYLHGHSDGDVLSHAIVDAILGAVKAGNIGLWFPENERNKGRRSIEFLAEVRTGLMDSWEIVNIDSVVVIEEVRLSELVGEIEESIAQALKVSSEIMSVKPKSGNGSGAGFVQSQAICLLRRVGDINA; from the coding sequence ATGTACCGGATTGGAATAGGCTACGACGTTCATCCAATAGCGAGGGGTAACAAGGGGCTTTTTCTTGGTGGTGTGATGGTATCCGACGAATTTTACCTTCACGGTCATTCAGATGGTGATGTTTTATCTCATGCGATTGTCGATGCGATTCTCGGGGCGGTCAAAGCCGGTAATATAGGACTCTGGTTTCCAGAAAACGAAAGGAACAAGGGTAGGAGAAGTATAGAATTTCTGGCCGAAGTTCGAACTGGATTGATGGATTCATGGGAGATAGTAAACATCGATTCGGTAGTGGTTATAGAAGAGGTGAGATTGTCCGAACTTGTCGGGGAAATCGAAGAGAGCATCGCGCAGGCGCTGAAGGTTTCAAGTGAAATCATGAGCGTAAAGCCTAAGTCCGGAAATGGAAGCGGTGCCGGATTCGTACAGTCGCAGGCGATTTGTCTTCTGAGAAGGGTGGGAGATATCAATGCCTGA